The Rhodothermales bacterium genomic interval GGCGGATGGGCGGTTGAAGGGCCTCGAAGAGCACCTCGGCCGTGGCGCTCATGGTTTCGTAGGTCCGGTTCTGCCAGGCCGGCCGGCTGGCCGCGTGGCGCTTGTCCTCCAGGATCGCCCGGGCGTCGCGCACGATCCGTTCGTGTAAACCCTCCGGGAGGTCGCCCGACGGGATAGACTCGAGACCCAGATCCTGGACGGCCACATGCCCGGCTACGGCGTCGCGCCATGCGCCCGAGCCGGTGAGCACGGTCGCAAGAACGTTAGAACGGCGAGAGGCCGCGCTTGCGGCGATGGCGTCGAGCGGCGGAACCGGGCCCCCGGGGGCGAAGGGCTCGATGAGGACGTGCACGATGCCGTTGCATCCGGTGCCAAAGCCAAGTACGATGTCGTCCTCGCCGAGGGTGAAAGGGTGGACTTCCGCGAGGCCGGACTTCATCTGTTCCAGCGCACGTTCCGCCACCTCGCCCTCCAGGCAACCGCCGCTGATGGTCCCCCAGGTGGCGCCCTTCGGGTCGATGAGCAGCCGCGCCCCTGGTCGGCGATAGGTGGATCCGCCGATGCGCACGACGGTGGCCAGGGCAAACCCCTGGCCTTCGGCGCGGAGACGGCCGGCATGGTGGAGGATCTGTCGGATTTCGT includes:
- a CDS encoding XdhC family protein; the encoded protein is MYEIRQILHHAGRLRAEGQGFALATVVRIGGSTYRRPGARLLIDPKGATWGTISGGCLEGEVAERALEQMKSGLAEVHPFTLGEDDIVLGFGTGCNGIVHVLIEPFAPGGPVPPLDAIAASAASRRSNVLATVLTGSGAWRDAVAGHVAVQDLGLESIPSGDLPEGLHERIVRDARAILEDKRHAASRPAWQNRTYETMSATAEVLFEALQPPIRLLLFGEGHDIAPVVRMAQSLGWEVWIVGRKPEEELARRFPGADRCIFLMHPEEVATRIATDGRTAAFLMNHSYLRDRALLAGLLPTQTPYLGLLGPRSRTARMLEELAETAPLPADADTRIFGPIGLDIGTETPEEIALAALAEAQAILHGRGGGLLRKRTGPIHS